The region GCGACTCTAGAGACCCCAACGTTTGCTCAGAAGCGGCAGCGCACCCTGGACATGCTGATCCGCTCCCTGTGCCAGGATCTGATGCCCGACTTGCATAAGGTTTGCCCAGTGTTGATGGTTTCCTCGTAGCTGTTACGAAATATTCCGCTGTGCGTCGCCCACACGGCAATCTGGCAAATCAGCGCCTCATTTAGAGCATCTGCTCTGTGCCTGTCACCAGCCAGCGCTGCAGATGTCAGTGACAATTATCCGTATGCGAGTGACGATGGATACGAGCTCCAAGTGTGTTATATGACCGTGCTAGGCAAAAGTTTTATGGAGGAAAAAGGTAGAATGGCTCCTCGCTAAAATCAATGGCAAAACTTTATTCCATCAAAAAATTCAGTAAAAATAAGTGTTCCAAGACTCACAGTAAGGAGAACAAGCGACGCATTTTGACCGCTTTGCTTGCTTCTAACTGTCCCCCAGTTTGCAACCTGTTctaagctgatggcactgctggacatcttccaataTCGAAAGGAAGCAACACGTGTCTCATCTGCTGCACTACTGTAGATGTCCTTGGCCGACTGCTGGGTGTACGATTCTCAACATTGCCTATTTCTTGGTGCATCTTTGGaagagcttgaacagcacatcGTGAAACCCCAGTAGCTGTGAAATATTTGCATGGGAGAGATCTCGCTGATGCAGTATAATTACCCTATTTCTTGCTGTTGCCCTCAGTTTTGGCCATGGTGAAAGACCTGGGACACCTTTTGTAGCAGAGTGTGGCTGTTTCTCATCTAGTTTTCAGCCTCCAACACAGtagtttctgtttcagttaatgactgtttcCTCCTACATACAAGAATGATGGTCATTACCATCTGTTTGGTAGAATCGGTTACTCGTAACCTTGACTATAATCCTGCAAAATCCTGGACTGTACAAGTGACAAGTACCTAGAAGAAGTGATAGGCGCCACGAGCTCTCTCCAGATACTGATGAGATTCACATTTCTTTTGTCTTCAGTCACTTAATAGATAATTGGGTATTAACCCTTCTGTTTGTGGACACTTCTTATTCTGCAGCACTATTTCCGCAGTGGCCTACCACGCCTGTGTATAGATGGTGTGTCGCTTCACTGATGTCTGCCCACGACCTGGTGCTTATGTCCCTGAAGACTCTGGCACCTCCGCTGCCCCAGTGTAGTCAGCTGGAGTGGGAGATTGTATGAATGTGATGGCGGCGCCGGACCACAGGAGCCTCTCTGCTGTATGCCGCACTCATCTGGAGGCAGGAATACCTGATGCTGCTCAGTCATTTTGCTTTTATTTCTGCATTTTTAGAACATGTTAAACAGAAGATCGTTCAGCGATGTTCTGCCCGAATCTCCAAAATCTGCCCGGAAAAAGGAAGAAGCGCGACAGGCGGAGTTCGTCCGTATTGGCCAGGTCAGTGTCATGCGGTTTGTGCAGGTTGGTGGGTGCTTACACAAAGCATCCTACTGCAGGACAGTGACCTTCTCCGGCTTGTAGAATTGGGGGGATCTCTAGTCACATGGCCATGGTTTATATCCTGACATTCGGCTCCTTTCCAGGCCCTGAAGCTCAAAACTATCGTACGAGGGGATGCCCCAACAAGCCTGGCCACCACAGGACTGTGCAGGAGAGAGGTAGGGGCCACGAGGGTCGGGGCCGCAAGGGTGGGCACCACCGCTCCGTATATGAGCTGTGACTGAACAACTGACACTTCCACTATACGTAACAAGTACCTGATAGATAGATCTGGTCTGTATGTCAGTGATGGCGATCACCATATACTCAGCGCCCACATATACGTGTGTATGCTGTAGTGTCAGAGTCATGGGAGTGTCTGAATACCACGTGGTTATAATCTCCAGGGTGTGATAGATGTGTGTACTGCATGGTTATTATCACCAGGGTGTGATAGATGTGTGTACCACATGGTTATAATCTCTGGGGTGTGATGGATGCGTGTACCGCATGCTTATTATCACCAGGGTGTGATGGATGTGTGTACCGCATGGTTATAATCTCCGTGGTGTGATGGATGCAGGTGCCACGTGGTTATCATCTCCAGGGTGACAGACACGTGTACCGTGTGGTTATTATCTCCAGGGTGAGACGGACACGTTTGCGGTGACCTCTGTGTCCGTGTCTCTCCGCAGCCCTGGGAGTCTCATTGTTTCTGCAGTAACTTCTGTGAGGATGCCGCAGGTGGAGATTCTTGGGGTCCGTCTCTCTTGGTCTCCACGGACAGCGGTGTTCTCCTGATAGACGGTGAGTGCTCTTATGTCCAATCACACATGTAACAAATGACATCACAGGAGTAGAGCGATGATGTCATCGTAGTGATTCTTGCAGGAATCTAACACACGGTGTCCTATCCAGGCGCTCTGCATCTGGTATGACGCCTTCGCAGGTGCACAGCGATTCTGTGACCGCAGCAGATTTGTGTCTTTTTAGGGACAGTTAGGGTTTATGGTCGGAGGATCGGGGCTGATCACCATGGCTGAAGGATGTGGAGAATCCTCCAGATATCCGGTTCCTCTCGTGATGTCTGAGCAAAAAACGCTGCTCTAAAATACCTCATGGGTGGCGCAGTCTGTGTCCCCCACTACTGGAAGAggcgcgctgtacacaggagactgTAAGGAATAATATGTGCAGCGCGCCTCTGTTGTGTCCTCCACACCTATTTTGTGGCATCTCCTGCAGCCTCCCTCGTGGCCTCTCCCACGTCCTTCACGTCTCTCTCGTGGCTTCTCCCGCGTGCTCCATGTTTCTCTCGTGGCTCTTCACGAGCCTCTCTCCCAGCTTCTCTTGCATTTTCTTTGCTCAGTCTGCGTCCAGTCCTCCCACATTAGGGTTTTGGTGGCTGACGTGGCTCTGCTTCTCTCTGGAGATCTCATCGCAGAAGCTCTGTGTCCACCATGTGCACCTCACATCTCCAGTTTGTTCTATTGGTGATTATGAAGACGGAAGCCATTGTGGATGATGTGATTTATCTTCTGCAGATGGACAGCCGGCAGTGCCAGTGTTTGATAGATCGCTGCAGATCAGACAGATGCATGTGCTGGAGTCTCTGGATCTCCTGATCACCCGAGCTGATAAAGGTACTTCTGCGCGTCAGCCGAGGTTCGCTCACATGTAGGCTGCAGATAATGGCGTCCTGCGCGGGTTCAGTGCACGTAGAGCTGGGTCTGGTCTCAGGCTCTGTGTAATGGCGGAGCTGCTGCATCCCTGGAATCTTCACTTAGTGTTAACAAGGCAAAACAGATCTCTGGTTGTATTCATATTTGATGGGGAGCAGAAAACCGGAGACCGGGGGCAGCGGTGTAGACAGCCGGAGGCCAGTCCCATCCAGCTCTTACATCAGACACTAGTGAGATCCCCAATTGTACGCATCACCTGTGCTGGCCCTATTGGGGTCCTGAAACGTAGAAACACATCATTTAGGGATGTGTTCCTTTTGCATTGACTCTTGCAGATAAAGGTCAGCTCTTCTTTGTCCTTAGGGAAGGACGCTCGTCTCTACGTCTTCCGGTTGAGCGCCATCAGGAAAGATCTAGAAGACAACCAGGTGCCAAGGAACAAATACGAATGCAGAGAAAATAAACTGGAGAAAACAAAAGGTGAGAAAGTCCTCCAAAGATGGAGCAGCAGAGTTCTGCACCATGTTGTGTGTGCATATATAGCCAAACTGGGGCCCTTTTCAGTGGTGGGGGTCGATGGACACACCGGGTTTCCTTTTGGTGGCAGGGATTGGTTGAGGTGCCGGCCCCTCTCTGCGGTGAAGGTCTGTAGAAGGTGGAGGTGCCGCGGTCTTCTTAAAGGCGGGAGTTGAAGGAATTCCTTGATTCATCTCTCGGCCTTGGTGGTTTTGGCATCCTTTCTTGGAGGTGGGAGAGTGGTTAGTGGAGGTGCAGGAAGCCCCTTGCAGTGGTGGTGGTGGGTAGGTGCTCCTCTCGATGGTGGGGGGAGCAGTAGAGGCGCTGGTTTTCTCTTAGCAGGGGTTGGTGGAGGCGCCAGGCCCACCTCGGCCCTCTCTGTGGTGGGGGCCGGTGGAGGTGCCAGGCCCTTATCTTGTATTAATTATGTCTCTGCACAGGATGCCACTTGTACGCCATTAACACCCACCACAGTCAGGAGTTGCGGGTGGTCGTTGCCATCAGGAACAAACTGCTGCTCATCACTAGGAAGCACAGTGCTGCACACAGCACGGCCGGAGCGTCACCAGTAGAAGCCTTCCAGTACATCAGGGTGAGGGGTCTGCTGTATGTAATATCTGTATAACGGACCAGTGATGACATCATCGTGCTTCCGTGTCAATGATGTCACTATGGTGGAGGGGTCCTTTAACCCTAGTTGCTACAGAACATCTTTTATTAGAGGTTTGGGACTGTGTGAATGTAGACACATTGCATGAGCCCGAGGGTCTGAGCGGTGAATGTGGGGGTCTTGTTAGCCTTTCAGCCCACAGAGCATTAGTCATGAAGCGGCTGCTGGAAATTGTAACATAATAGTAATCTCtctactgacagcaagcagagatcctggaCACTGTAAGGAATCTAGAAGTAGGAGCATCCATAGACCTAGCTTTGATAACTGCAGCTTGTATCCATCACaacacagcaagcagagatcttgcatAGATCTTGTGTAACCAGCACTGTGGTCAATCTGCAGGAGATCTGTCTGTCTGACCCCCCGATGGTGATGACGCTTGTGGATGGGCCAACCGGAGAGAACGATAATGCCATCTGTGTGGCGTATCGACACCAGTATGATTTGGTGAATGAGAGCACCGGAGAGTCGTGTCGGCTGCATCATGTGGACGCAAGTAGGGTACGTTTCAATCACGCCGCCTGCAGCACAGAATATTACAAGGATGAGGCCCTAGCAATTATATATATGCCAGGCCTGTGCTGCTGACAGAAGTGGCGGGAGGCTTAGTGTGCCTCACATCTAGAATATTCCACTTCTCATTTCAGGTTCATTTTGTTGCAGCGATTGATGTTTATGAAGATGGAGAAGCGGGAATCCTGTTGTGCTACAACTGTGAGTGGAGGAGCTCGTGATGTGAGGGGGATGGGAGACCCTGTGATGTGTGTGAGGGAGATGGGAGATCTTGTGATGTGTGAGGGGGACCCCATGATTTGTATGAGGGAAAATGAAAATGGAGACCCTGCGATGTGCATGAGGGAGACTAGAGACCCTGTGATGTGTGTGAGGGAGATGGGAGATCCTGTGATGTGTGAGGGGGACCCCATGATGTGTATGAGGGAGACTGGAGACCCTGTGATGTATGAGGAGGACTCTGTGATGTGTGTGAGGGAAATGGGAGACCATGTGATGTGTGTGTGAGGGGGACTCCGTGATGTGAGGCGGATGGGAGACCCTGCAATGTGTGTTGAAGGAGATGGGAGACCCTGTAATGTGTGAGGGGGACCCTGTTATGTGTGTGTGAGGGAGAAGGGAAACCCTGTGATGTGTGAGGGGGAGACCCTGTGGTGTGTGAGGGGGTCACATGATGTGTGAGAGGGACCACGTGATGTGTGTGAGGAGGACGGGAGACACTGTGATGTGTGTGTGAGGGGGACTTAGTGATGTGTGAGGGGGACGGGAGACCCTGTGATGTATGTGAGGTGGGCAGTGGGACTCTTAATGTGTTAGGAGGACTCTGTGTTATGTGAGGGGGAAACCGTGATATGGGAGGAGGACCTTGTGATGTGTGTGAACAGGACAGTAGGACTCCGTGATGTGTGTGAGGGGGGCATTGGGACTCTGTGATGTGTGAGGAGCACCCCGTGATATGTGAGGGGGGAAGGGGGACACAGTGATGTGTATGAGGGAGATCCTGTGATGTGTGAGGGAGGCAGTGGGATTCCGTAATGCGTGAGGAGGGACCCCTTGATGTGGGAAAGGGGTACACGTGATGGGTGGAGGAATCCTTATATGGTGGCGGCGGCAGCAGTGATTAGTGTCGTCCCGTGTGTGGTGGGTTACCCCTTCCTCCCTGACACAGGGGCGCTCATGTGACCTCTCCGTTTCCAGATTCTTGTTACTATAAGAAGGTGAGTCCGTTCAATGGCGGCTCCCCGCTCCTCCAGCCTTCTGCATCAGATTTCTACTTCAGCTGGAACCAGGTTCCTCACGCCGTAGGTAAGAGCCCTCTGCATGCGGGTGCAGGAGTGATGGATCCTGGGGGCGTATGCTAACATTACTGTTATACCGCAGTTTGCGCGTTCCCCTATATCCTCGCCTTCACCGCAGACTCCATAGAAATCCGCCTCGTTGTCAATGGCAATTTGGTGCATACGGCGGTCGTACCAGATCTGCAGCTCGTGGCATCGCGGGTAAGATGTACAGTTCATATGCTTGCCAAGTAATCAGTGGGGACAGAATGGCCGGGTCTTTGCGGACCTCCAGAAATGTCTGCACAGCAGGGGAGGGATCTGGGGTCACTGACGAGCCCTGCATCATCATAGTAACGGCTGCTCTCTTCTCCAGTCAGATATTTACTTCAAAGCATCCACTACAATGGACTCGTCCTCCAACAGCAgctccagagacaccagcagccGCAGCTCCCCGCAGACACCCACAGGCTACGACCTGCCGGCATTTCCCAGCACCCCCGGAGAAGGTATGCTGCTGCCCCCTCCAAACACAGGCTTCCCCGCTGCCCGGGAGCTCGCCACCCCCTTCTATCGGTCTCTCACACATTTAAAGGGATTTTGTCAGCACAAAGAGGTTTGAGCAGTCAGTGACAGGCGCTCGGAGCCCCCATAGCTAAGCTGATAAGTTGCTGCCTACTTGTTCTTCATCTGCCTCCACCTTCCTATACCTTGGTTGACAGCTGTGGTGTTAGAGGGGGATGGAGAACAAGTAGCACTGACCTCATCTGCCATGGTGCAGGGGCCACCCAGTGCCAGTCATTGGTTGGAAGATGATTTTATGTGATCGAGTCTCGTCCGTGTTACCCATCAGCTCTTTTCCTGCTTGTTGATCTCCGCATCTATCGGCAGCCACACCCCTCCCCTGCACTAATAAAACGCCTATGGTCTTATATGGAGGATTGTGGCACAGCTGGGAAATGTCAGGCTTCATACACAATACATTCTGCCACCATGTCCTCCTGTCACCCTGCAGGCGAGGTCCAGGGCCGGAACATTTATAAGATTCCCCTCAGTAACCTTGTGGGCCGAAGCATCGAGCGACCTCTGAAATCTCCCCTGGTGCCCAAGGAGATCACCACCCCCACATCCAGCGTCATTGCCTGCTCCCCCGTCACCCATTCTCTATCTTTGTCCCGAATGGAGATCAAGGAGATTGCGAGTCGGACGAGAAAggagcttctgggtaagaacttcaGCCTCCACCACCCACGCCATCTTCACCCATGATGATTTCTTGTCTTTCCATCAGGTCTTTCTGCAGAAACAGCATCCAGATCTGAAGGATCCCAGCGCCCGAAGAAACAGATCAAGAAAGCAGTAGAGGAAGGAAAGGAGCAAGAAACTGGCAGATCGAGTACGGACAGGTAGTAGCATCCGCAAAGGAAGGAAAGGAG is a window of Ranitomeya variabilis isolate aRanVar5 chromosome 2, aRanVar5.hap1, whole genome shotgun sequence DNA encoding:
- the GARNL3 gene encoding GTPase-activating Rap/Ran-GAP domain-like protein 3 isoform X9 — encoded protein: MNLDKFEKSPREILNPEIQKDLLVLEEQEGSVNFKFGVLFAKDGQLTDDEMFSNETGSESFQKMLDLLGDAVTLKSWIGYRGGLDTKNDTTGTHSVYTVYQGHEIMFHVSTMLPYSKDNRQQVERKRHIGNDIVTIVFQEGEELSSAFKPSMIRSHFTHIFALVRYNKQKDSYRLKIFSEESVPLFGPPLPSPPVFTDHQEFRDFLLVKLINGEKATLETPTFAQKRQRTLDMLIRSLCQDLMPDLHKNMLNRRSFSDVLPESPKSARKKEEARQAEFVRIGQALKLKTIVRGDAPTSLATTGLCRREPWESHCFCSNFCEDAAGGDSWGPSLLVSTDSGVLLIDDGQPAVPVFDRSLQIRQMHVLESLDLLITRADKGKDARLYVFRLSAIRKDLEDNQVPRNKYECRENKLEKTKGCHLYAINTHHSQELRVVVAIRNKLLLITRKHSAAHSTAGASPVEAFQYIREICLSDPPMVMTLVDGPTGENDNAICVAYRHQYDLVNESTGESCRLHHVDASRVHFVAAIDVYEDGEAGILLCYNYSCYYKKVSPFNGGSPLLQPSASDFYFSWNQVPHAVVCAFPYILAFTADSIEIRLVVNGNLVHTAVVPDLQLVASRSDIYFKASTTMDSSSNSSSRDTSSRSSPQTPTGYDLPAFPSTPGEGEVQGRNIYKIPLSNLVGRSIERPLKSPLVPKEITTPTSSVIACSPVTHSLSLSRMEIKEIASRTRKELLGLSAETASRSEGSQRPKKQIKKAVEEGKEQETGRSSTDRINSESFESNCGGQRHCSTSSDPESTVSVEESPPVSSSLCHMTASFDEDIVDLK
- the GARNL3 gene encoding GTPase-activating Rap/Ran-GAP domain-like protein 3 isoform X6, coding for MLRGPGDTVSPAPRRRRRRVHAPPRPLIHRSGAGRHVRQPPVTQRMMDCAEAAATKLHCLSQRSVSEDLGCRRGEFSRKHYGSVELLISSDADGAIQRAGRFRVENGSSDEISDYTPGVWRRTDVHLENPEYHTRWYFKYFLGKVHQNYVGTDAERSPFFLSVVLSEQNNQRVPQYRAILWRKAGTLKICLSYCPTKTLSVKSILSAMNLDKFEKSPREILNPEIQKDLLVLEEQEGSVNFKFGVLFAKDGQLTDDEMFSNETGSESFQKMLDLLGDAVTLKSWIGYRGGLDTKNDTTGTHSVYTVYQGHEIMFHVSTMLPYSKDNRQQVERKRHIGNDIVTIVFQEGEELSSAFKPSMIRSHFTHIFALVRYNKQKDSYRLKIFSEESVPLFGPPLPSPPVFTDHQEFRDFLLVKLINGEKATLETPTFAQKRQRTLDMLIRSLCQDLMPDLHKNMLNRRSFSDVLPESPKSARKKEEARQAEFVRIGQALKLKTIVRGDAPTSLATTGLCRREPWESHCFCSNFCEDAAGGDSWGPSLLVSTDSGVLLIDDGQPAVPVFDRSLQIRQMHVLESLDLLITRADKGKDARLYVFRLSAIRKDLEDNQVPRNKYECRENKLEKTKGCHLYAINTHHSQELRVVVAIRNKLLLITRKHSAAHSTAGASPVEAFQYIREICLSDPPMVMTLVDGPTGENDNAICVAYRHQYDLVNESTGESCRLHHVDASRVHFVAAIDVYEDGEAGILLCYNYSCYYKKVSPFNGGSPLLQPSASDFYFSWNQVPHAVVCAFPYILAFTADSIEIRLVVNGNLVHTAVVPDLQLVASRSDIYFKASTTMDSSSNSSSRDTSSRSSPQTPTGYDLPAFPSTPGEGLSAETASRSEGSQRPKKQIKKAVEEGKEQETGRSSTDRINSESFESNCGGQRHCSTSSDPESTVSVEESPPVSSSLCHMTASFDEDIVDLK
- the GARNL3 gene encoding GTPase-activating Rap/Ran-GAP domain-like protein 3 isoform X8; amino-acid sequence: MLRGPGDTVSPAPRRRRRRVHAPPRPLIHRSGAGRHVRQPPVTQRMMDCAEAAATKLHCLSQRSVSEDLGCRRGEFSRKHYGSVELLISSDADGAIQRAGRFRVENGSSDEISDYTPGVWRRTDVHLENPEYHTRWYFKYFLGKVHQNYVGTDAERSPFFLSVVLSEQNNQRVPQYRAILWRKAGTLKICLSYCPTKTLSVKSILSAMNLDKFEKSPREILNPEIQKDLLVLEEQEGSVNFKFGVLFAKDGQLTDDEMFSNETGSESFQKMLDLLGDAVTLKSWIGYRGGLDTKNDTTGTHSVYTVYQGHEIMFHVSTMLPYSKDNRQQVERKRHIGNDIVTIVFQEGEELSSAFKPSMIRSHFTHIFALVRYNKQKDSYRLKIFSEESVPLFGPPLPSPPVFTDHQEFRDFLLVKLINGEKATLETPTFAQKRQRTLDMLIRSLCQDLMPDLHKNMLNRRSFSDVLPESPKSARKKEEARQAEFVRIGQALKLKTIVRGDAPTSLATTGLCRREPWESHCFCSNFCEDAAGGDSWGPSLLVSTDSGVLLIDDGQPAVPVFDRSLQIRQMHVLESLDLLITRADKGKDARLYVFRLSAIRKDLEDNQVPRNKYECRENKLEKTKGCHLYAINTHHSQELRVVVAIRNKLLLITRKHSAAHSTAGASPVEAFQYIREICLSDPPMVMTLVDGPTGENDNAICVAYRHQYDLVNESTGESCRLHHVDASRVHFVAAIDVYEDGEAGILLCYNYSCYYKKVSPFNGGSPLLQPSASDFYFSWNQVPHAVVCAFPYILAFTADSIEIRLVVNGNLVHTAVVPDLQLVASRIFTSKHPLQWTRPPTAAPETPAAAAPRRHPQATTCRHFPAPPEKVFLQKQHPDLKDPSARRNRSRKQ
- the GARNL3 gene encoding GTPase-activating Rap/Ran-GAP domain-like protein 3 isoform X2: MRHSGVCADAAGTWRHCQPCPEEEEEAGTRTAPAADPSLSSVSEDLGCRRGEFSRKHYGSVELLISSDADGAIQRAGRFRVENGSSDEISDYTPGVWRRTDVHLENPEYHTRWYFKYFLGKVHQNYVGTDAERSPFFLSVVLSEQNNQRVPQYRAILWRKAGTLKICLSYCPTKTLSVKSILSAMNLDKFEKSPREILNPEIQKDLLVLEEQEGSVNFKFGVLFAKDGQLTDDEMFSNETGSESFQKMLDLLGDAVTLKSWIGYRGGLDTKNDTTGTHSVYTVYQGHEIMFHVSTMLPYSKDNRQQVERKRHIGNDIVTIVFQEGEELSSAFKPSMIRSHFTHIFALVRYNKQKDSYRLKIFSEESVPLFGPPLPSPPVFTDHQEFRDFLLVKLINGEKATLETPTFAQKRQRTLDMLIRSLCQDLMPDLHKNMLNRRSFSDVLPESPKSARKKEEARQAEFVRIGQALKLKTIVRGDAPTSLATTGLCRREPWESHCFCSNFCEDAAGGDSWGPSLLVSTDSGVLLIDDGQPAVPVFDRSLQIRQMHVLESLDLLITRADKGKDARLYVFRLSAIRKDLEDNQVPRNKYECRENKLEKTKGCHLYAINTHHSQELRVVVAIRNKLLLITRKHSAAHSTAGASPVEAFQYIREICLSDPPMVMTLVDGPTGENDNAICVAYRHQYDLVNESTGESCRLHHVDASRVHFVAAIDVYEDGEAGILLCYNYSCYYKKVSPFNGGSPLLQPSASDFYFSWNQVPHAVVCAFPYILAFTADSIEIRLVVNGNLVHTAVVPDLQLVASRSDIYFKASTTMDSSSNSSSRDTSSRSSPQTPTGYDLPAFPSTPGEGEVQGRNIYKIPLSNLVGRSIERPLKSPLVPKEITTPTSSVIACSPVTHSLSLSRMEIKEIASRTRKELLGLSAETASRSEGSQRPKKQIKKAVEEGKEQETGRSSTDRINSESFESNCGGQRHCSTSSDPESTVSVEESPPVSSSLCHMTASFDEDIVDLK
- the GARNL3 gene encoding GTPase-activating Rap/Ran-GAP domain-like protein 3 isoform X7, which produces MLRGPGDTVSPAPRRRRRRVHAPPRPLIHRSGAGRHVRQPPVTQRMMDCAEAAATKLHCLSQRSVSEDLGCRRGEFSRKHYGSVELLISSDADGAIQRAGRFRVENGSSDEISDYTPGVWRRTDVHLENPEYHTRWYFKYFLGKVHQNYVGTDAERSPFFLSVVLSEQNNQRVPQYRAILWRKAGTLKICLSYCPTKTLSVKSILSAMNLDKFEKSPREILNPEIQKDLLVLEEQEGSVNFKFGVLFAKDGQLTDDEMFSNETGSESFQKMLDLLGDAVTLKSWIGYRGGLDTKNDTTGTHSVYTVYQGHEIMFHVSTMLPYSKDNRQQVERKRHIGNDIVTIVFQEGEELSSAFKPSMIRSHFTHIFALVRYNKQKDSYRLKIFSEESVPLFGPPLPSPPVFTDHQEFRDFLLVKLINGEKATLETPTFAQKRQRTLDMLIRSLCQDLMPDLHKNMLNRRSFSDVLPESPKSARKKEEARQAEFVRIGQALKLKTIVRGDAPTSLATTGLCRREPWESHCFCSNFCEDAAGGDSWGPSLLVSTDSGVLLIDDGQPAVPVFDRSLQIRQMHVLESLDLLITRADKGKDARLYVFRLSAIRKDLEDNQVPRNKYECRENKLEKTKGCHLYAINTHHSQELRVVVAIRNKLLLITRKHSAAHSTAGASPVEAFQYIREICLSDPPMVMTLVDGPTGENDNAICVAYRHQYDLVNESTGESCRLHHVDASRVHFVAAIDVYEDGEAGILLCYNYSCYYKKVSPFNGGSPLLQPSASDFYFSWNQVPHAVVCAFPYILAFTADSIEIRLVVNGNLVHTAVVPDLQLVASRSDIYFKASTTMDSSSNSSSRDTSSRSSPQTPTGYDLPAFPSTPGEGEVQGRNIYKIPLSNLVGRSIERPLKSPLVPKEITTPTSSVIACSPVTHSLSLSRMEIKEIASRTRKELLGKNFSLHHPRHLHP
- the GARNL3 gene encoding GTPase-activating Rap/Ran-GAP domain-like protein 3 isoform X3, which gives rise to MDCQLGPYTGKDRSSIMRKRAALLRKGCSFEIQSSVSEDLGCRRGEFSRKHYGSVELLISSDADGAIQRAGRFRVENGSSDEISDYTPGVWRRTDVHLENPEYHTRWYFKYFLGKVHQNYVGTDAERSPFFLSVVLSEQNNQRVPQYRAILWRKAGTLKICLSYCPTKTLSVKSILSAMNLDKFEKSPREILNPEIQKDLLVLEEQEGSVNFKFGVLFAKDGQLTDDEMFSNETGSESFQKMLDLLGDAVTLKSWIGYRGGLDTKNDTTGTHSVYTVYQGHEIMFHVSTMLPYSKDNRQQVERKRHIGNDIVTIVFQEGEELSSAFKPSMIRSHFTHIFALVRYNKQKDSYRLKIFSEESVPLFGPPLPSPPVFTDHQEFRDFLLVKLINGEKATLETPTFAQKRQRTLDMLIRSLCQDLMPDLHKNMLNRRSFSDVLPESPKSARKKEEARQAEFVRIGQALKLKTIVRGDAPTSLATTGLCRREPWESHCFCSNFCEDAAGGDSWGPSLLVSTDSGVLLIDDGQPAVPVFDRSLQIRQMHVLESLDLLITRADKGKDARLYVFRLSAIRKDLEDNQVPRNKYECRENKLEKTKGCHLYAINTHHSQELRVVVAIRNKLLLITRKHSAAHSTAGASPVEAFQYIREICLSDPPMVMTLVDGPTGENDNAICVAYRHQYDLVNESTGESCRLHHVDASRVHFVAAIDVYEDGEAGILLCYNYSCYYKKVSPFNGGSPLLQPSASDFYFSWNQVPHAVVCAFPYILAFTADSIEIRLVVNGNLVHTAVVPDLQLVASRSDIYFKASTTMDSSSNSSSRDTSSRSSPQTPTGYDLPAFPSTPGEGEVQGRNIYKIPLSNLVGRSIERPLKSPLVPKEITTPTSSVIACSPVTHSLSLSRMEIKEIASRTRKELLGLSAETASRSEGSQRPKKQIKKAVEEGKEQETGRSSTDRINSESFESNCGGQRHCSTSSDPESTVSVEESPPVSSSLCHMTASFDEDIVDLK
- the GARNL3 gene encoding GTPase-activating Rap/Ran-GAP domain-like protein 3 isoform X4; its protein translation is MLRGPGDTVSPAPRRRRRRVHAPPRPLIHRSGAGRHVRQPPVTQRMMDCAEAAATKLHCLSQRSVSEDLGCRRGEFSRKHYGSVELLISSDADGAIQRAGRFRVENGSSDEISDYTPGVWRRTDVHLENPEYHTRWYFKYFLGKVHQNYVGTDAERSPFFLSVVLSEQNNQRVPQYRAILWRKAGTLKICLSYCPTKTLSVKSILSAMNLDKFEKSPREILNPEIQKDLLVLEEQEGSVNFKFGVLFAKDGQLTDDEMFSNETGSESFQKMLDLLGDAVTLKSWIGYRGGLDTKNDTTGTHSVYTVYQGHEIMFHVSTMLPYSKDNRQQVERKRHIGNDIVTIVFQEGEELSSAFKPSMIRSHFTHIFALVRYNKQKDSYRLKIFSEESVPLFGPPLPSPPVFTDHQEFRDFLLVKLINGEKATLETPTFAQKRQRTLDMLIRSLCQDLMPDLHKNMLNRRSFSDVLPESPKSARKKEEARQAEFVRIGQALKLKTIVRGDAPTSLATTGLCRREPWESHCFCSNFCEDAAGGDSWGPSLLVSTDSGVLLIDDGQPAVPVFDRSLQIRQMHVLESLDLLITRADKGKDARLYVFRLSAIRKDLEDNQVPRNKYECRENKLEKTKGCHLYAINTHHSQELRVVVAIRNKLLLITRKHSAAHSTAGASPVEAFQYIREICLSDPPMVMTLVDGPTGENDNAICVAYRHQYDLVNESTGESCRLHHVDASRVHFVAAIDVYEDGEAGILLCYNYSCYYKKVSPFNGGSPLLQPSASDFYFSWNQVPHAVVCAFPYILAFTADSIEIRLVVNGNLVHTAVVPDLQLVASRSDIYFKASTTMDSSSNSSSRDTSSRSSPQTPTGYDLPAFPSTPGEGEVQGRNIYKIPLSNLVGRSIERPLKSPLVPKEITTPTSSVIACSPVTHSLSLSRMEIKEIASRTRKELLGLSAETASRSEGSQRPKKQIKKAVEEGKEQETGRSSTDRINSESFESNCGGQRHCSTSSDPESTVSVEESPPVSSSLCHMTASFDEDIVDLK